One window of the Camelina sativa cultivar DH55 chromosome 1, Cs, whole genome shotgun sequence genome contains the following:
- the LOC104779754 gene encoding uncharacterized protein LOC104779754 — MVLWPIPDGHDPCLISQRIESALKNSGQWRYRSGPLYITAFGNLTEIPGDDDVLRKLSSTGVALKHGHDVRTGLLEWTDVNPAPATIMLISDSKELEPLAHTLYDLEHLGYSILLAYPQRAPAPDCLWQSFLSSVSKECLWNSLLSDDDVIWGMTNRKKQDLFFRKSAVKPMNLPGLAQYAIFLDKALKISPRISRVRNIHMLSGTWRLVITMWID; from the exons ATGGTGTTGTGGCCGATTCCTGATGGTCATGATCCTTGTCTGATCAGTCAAAGAATTGAATCGGCGTTGAAAAATTCAGGCCAATGGCGCTACCGCTCTGGTCCTCTCTATATCACAGCCTTTGGCAACCTAACAGAGATCCCTGGTGACGATGACGTCCTGCGCAAGCTTTCTTCCACTGGAGTCGCTCTTAAGCATGGCCACG ACGTTCGAACGGGTTTGTTGGAGTGGACCGATGTGAATCCAGCTCCGGCTACCATAATGCTCATATCTGATTCTAAGGAATTGGAACCGTTAGCTCATACGCTTTACGACCTAGAACATCTTGGCTACAGCATTCTTTTGGCATATCCTCAACGAGCTCCAGCTCCTGACTGTCTCTGGCAAAGCTTTCTCAGTAGTGTTTCGAAAGAGTGTTTATGGAATAGCTTACTGTCAG ATGATGATGTTATATGGGGGATGACAAACAGGAAAAAACAAGACTTGTTCTTCAGGAAAAGTGCAGTGAAACCAATGAATCTCCCTGGACTTGCTCAGTATGCGATTTTCCTGGACAAAGCTTTGAAGATTTCACCACGCATCTCAAGAGTGCGTAACATTCATATGCT GAGTGGGACATGGAGGCTAGTCATAACAATGTGGATCGACTAG